Proteins encoded in a region of the Candidatus Methylomirabilota bacterium genome:
- the rnhA gene encoding ribonuclease HI, producing MYTDGACSGNPGPGGWAAILIDDGNEIELSGGEARTTNQRMELTGPIEGLRALGGRRTVAIHSDSAYVVNCFRDKWYLRWRANGWRNAQKKPVENRDLWEALLELVEQHDVTWHKVAGHSGHPLNDRADALARAAIPQR from the coding sequence ATCTACACCGACGGGGCCTGCAGCGGTAATCCCGGCCCTGGCGGCTGGGCCGCCATTCTCATCGACGACGGCAACGAGATCGAGCTCTCCGGCGGCGAAGCGCGCACGACGAACCAGCGCATGGAGCTCACCGGCCCCATCGAGGGCCTGCGCGCCCTCGGCGGCCGCCGCACCGTGGCCATCCACAGCGACAGCGCCTATGTCGTGAACTGCTTCCGCGACAAGTGGTACCTCCGCTGGCGCGCCAACGGCTGGCGCAATGCCCAGAAGAAGCCCGTGGAGAACCGCGATCTCTGGGAGGCGCTGCTCGAGCTGGTCGAGCAGCACGACGTCACGTGGCACAAGGTGGCCGGCCACAGCGGCCATCCTTTAAACGACCGCGCGGATGCCCTCGCCCGCGCGGCCATCCCGCAGCGCTGA
- the rpsU gene encoding 30S ribosomal protein S21, which produces MTKVIVEPDESFENALKRFKKQCEKAGLMSELRKRQHYEKPSVKRKRKTLAARKKAKKRERFFD; this is translated from the coding sequence GTGACGAAGGTTATTGTCGAGCCCGACGAGAGCTTCGAGAACGCGCTCAAGCGCTTCAAGAAGCAGTGCGAGAAGGCCGGGCTCATGTCGGAGCTCCGGAAGCGCCAGCACTACGAGAAGCCCAGCGTCAAGCGCAAGCGCAAGACCCTGGCCGCTCGCAAGAAGGCCAAGAAACGGGAGCGGTTCTTCGACTAG
- the pth gene encoding aminoacyl-tRNA hydrolase — MAQAIVGLGNPGPDYRNTRHNVGTRVLDGLAKKLRVRFQRRGGHLLAQGKWRGEIIHLVKPQCFMNVTGPSMARIAKKLRVGPADLVIVYDDLDLPLGKVRTRLKGSAGGHNGVRSLIASLGSDQIRRVKVGIGRPAAADKDREEVVDHVLSPFLPEELPTVEAACMHAATQALKLVEEQHSRRF; from the coding sequence GTGGCCCAGGCCATCGTCGGGCTCGGCAATCCCGGGCCCGACTACCGCAATACGCGGCACAACGTGGGCACGCGCGTGCTCGACGGCCTGGCCAAGAAGCTCCGCGTGCGCTTTCAGCGCCGGGGCGGGCACCTGCTCGCCCAGGGCAAGTGGCGGGGCGAGATCATCCACCTCGTCAAGCCGCAATGCTTCATGAACGTCACGGGCCCGTCCATGGCGCGCATCGCGAAGAAGCTCCGGGTCGGCCCCGCCGATCTCGTCATCGTCTATGATGACCTCGACCTGCCGCTGGGCAAGGTGCGCACGCGGCTGAAGGGCAGCGCGGGCGGGCACAACGGGGTGCGATCGCTGATCGCCTCTCTCGGCTCCGATCAGATCCGCCGCGTCAAGGTCGGCATCGGCCGGCCGGCCGCGGCGGATAAGGATCGCGAGGAAGTCGTCGACCACGTGCTTTCGCCCTTCCTTCCCGAGGAGCTGCCTACCGTCGAGGCGGCGTGCATGCATGCCGCCACTCAGGCCCTCAAGCTGGTGGAAGAGCAGCACTCGCGCCGCTTCTAA
- a CDS encoding tetratricopeptide repeat protein, giving the protein MIRMMTIVSAALLFMGCASTLAPDRAGDQSAETTLPLRFRDPRAAAYYYYSVAQMNARAGRMQEAVAALRSALERDQDSPELWVQLAQWLARTNDPVRAVEAAQKAVALEPLSPAPHLTLADIFRRQRRFADAETEFEKAIQLAPKASDPYLALAQQHIEQRQLDKARAVLLRLVAAQPNSAQAYHLLGRVAIDSEQWDEAITRLKRAVEIDPDLDPAWMALGFVYETRQKPEEALKVYRQALQANPDNMAFVERLGDVLVRLGRFKEAQGEVESLADSAPRDPRVWIKLGAIYYEQKQYDRAASAFRKAVELEPGNLRGRYFLATTLMDAGKDAEAQGELEKILAADPRSVDARVQLAFLYGRAKKHEDAIKALQEAVNLEPKRAELFLYLGTAYFRAQQYDRALASLQEGLGLDGKHRDLTFQTGVVYEKQGRFDEAIAAFRRVLVIDPKHAESYNYIGYMYAERGQNLTEAVQLIKQALDLDPENGYFIDSLGWAYYQQGRYPDALRELQRAVALAKEDPTILDHLGDALLKTGRTEEAIATWERALKADSENTIADAVKKKIADAREKARRAKGGDRPKAEQK; this is encoded by the coding sequence ATGATTCGCATGATGACCATTGTCTCGGCCGCGCTCCTCTTCATGGGCTGCGCGTCCACCCTGGCGCCCGACCGGGCGGGCGATCAGAGCGCCGAGACCACGCTGCCGCTGCGCTTCCGCGATCCGCGGGCCGCGGCCTACTACTACTACTCGGTCGCCCAGATGAACGCGCGCGCCGGCCGCATGCAGGAGGCCGTGGCCGCGCTGCGGAGCGCTCTCGAGCGCGACCAGGACAGCCCCGAGCTCTGGGTGCAGCTCGCGCAGTGGCTCGCGCGCACCAATGACCCTGTCCGCGCCGTCGAGGCCGCCCAGAAGGCCGTAGCCCTCGAGCCCCTGAGCCCGGCCCCGCATCTCACCCTGGCGGACATCTTCCGTCGGCAGCGGCGCTTCGCCGACGCCGAGACCGAGTTCGAGAAGGCGATCCAGCTCGCGCCCAAGGCGTCCGACCCGTACCTCGCGCTGGCCCAGCAGCACATCGAGCAGCGTCAACTCGACAAGGCGCGCGCCGTCCTGCTCCGGCTGGTGGCCGCACAGCCGAACTCCGCCCAGGCCTATCACCTGCTCGGCCGCGTGGCCATCGACTCCGAGCAGTGGGACGAGGCGATCACGCGGCTCAAGCGTGCGGTGGAGATCGACCCGGATCTCGACCCCGCCTGGATGGCCCTGGGCTTCGTCTACGAGACGCGTCAGAAGCCCGAGGAAGCGCTCAAGGTCTACCGGCAGGCCCTCCAGGCCAATCCGGACAACATGGCCTTCGTGGAGCGGCTCGGTGACGTGCTCGTGCGGCTCGGCCGCTTCAAGGAAGCGCAGGGCGAGGTCGAGTCGCTCGCCGACTCCGCGCCCCGGGACCCGCGCGTGTGGATCAAGCTCGGGGCCATCTACTACGAGCAGAAGCAGTACGATCGGGCCGCCTCGGCCTTCCGCAAGGCCGTCGAGCTCGAGCCCGGCAATCTCCGGGGGCGCTATTTCCTCGCCACCACGCTCATGGATGCGGGCAAGGATGCCGAGGCGCAGGGCGAGCTCGAGAAGATCCTCGCCGCCGACCCGCGCTCCGTCGACGCCCGCGTGCAGCTCGCCTTCCTCTACGGCCGAGCCAAGAAGCACGAGGATGCCATCAAGGCGCTCCAGGAGGCCGTCAACCTCGAGCCCAAGCGCGCCGAGCTCTTCCTCTACCTGGGCACGGCGTACTTCCGGGCCCAGCAGTACGACCGTGCCCTCGCCTCCCTCCAGGAGGGGCTCGGCCTCGACGGCAAGCATCGCGATCTGACCTTCCAGACGGGCGTGGTGTACGAGAAGCAGGGCCGCTTCGACGAGGCCATCGCCGCCTTCCGCCGCGTGCTCGTCATCGACCCCAAGCATGCCGAGTCCTACAACTACATTGGCTACATGTACGCCGAGCGGGGCCAGAACCTGACGGAGGCCGTGCAGCTCATCAAGCAGGCCCTGGATCTCGACCCCGAGAACGGCTACTTCATCGACAGCCTCGGCTGGGCCTATTACCAGCAGGGCCGCTACCCCGACGCCCTGAGAGAGCTGCAGCGGGCGGTCGCCCTCGCCAAGGAAGACCCGACCATTCTCGACCATCTCGGCGATGCCCTCCTGAAGACCGGCCGCACCGAAGAGGCCATCGCCACCTGGGAGCGCGCGCTCAAGGCGGATTCCGAGAACACGATCGCCGACGCGGTCAAGAAGAAGATCGCCGACGCGCGCGAGAAGGCACGCCGGGCCAAAGGTGGCGACCGTCCCAAAGCCGAGCAGAAGTAA
- the rpoD gene encoding RNA polymerase sigma factor RpoD codes for MADEPKLQELDKLIAKGKEKGYLTYDEVNDALPSDIVSLDQLDDIMMLFGSMDIEVVDSAKAQRLPSEGASQAADPEPDDEEPAEPRRIDLTPGPVGRTEDPVRLYLREMGRVSLLTREGEITLAKRIEEGKDEATRAILSTTLALEKIRLVRDDLRKDLVPIKDLVDYPEEEFTEEKEADLRRSVMRELGTVDRLLREREKCLDMARKMRARAGGRHKRKGDPPWKKHEAAAQMRQAKALQTLRTLSLQPSLLDQWGQDLKKLVAKIQISEREITLWSDGKRPAPAEVDAFLDSLSEDRDDGDRDLYQKAAGKYPSIKDRLVWVAQQKIRRAEELAQTRADDLKRIVKDIRSGEAKAARAKKEMVEANLRLVISIAKKYTNRGLQFLDLIQEGNIGLMKAVDKFEYRRGYKFSTYATWWIRQAITRAIADQARTIRIPVHMIETINKLIRTSRQLVQELGREPTPEEIAVKMDVPVDKVRKVLKIAQEPISLETPIGEEEDSHLGDFIEDKQVGSPVESMIGLSLREQTNRVLNSLTPREEKVLRLRFGLSDGCEHTLEEVGQDFAVTRERIRQIEAKALRKLRHPSRSKKLRSFLES; via the coding sequence ATGGCGGACGAGCCAAAACTGCAAGAGCTGGACAAGCTGATCGCGAAGGGCAAGGAGAAGGGCTACCTGACCTATGACGAGGTCAACGACGCCCTGCCGTCGGACATCGTCTCCCTCGACCAGCTCGACGACATCATGATGCTGTTCGGCTCCATGGACATCGAGGTGGTCGACTCGGCCAAGGCCCAGCGCCTCCCCAGCGAGGGCGCGAGCCAGGCCGCCGATCCCGAGCCCGACGACGAGGAGCCCGCCGAGCCGCGCCGCATCGACCTGACCCCGGGGCCGGTGGGGCGGACCGAGGATCCCGTCCGGCTCTACCTGCGCGAGATGGGGCGCGTCTCCCTCCTCACGCGCGAGGGTGAGATCACCCTGGCCAAGCGCATCGAGGAGGGCAAGGACGAGGCGACCCGCGCCATCCTCTCGACCACCCTGGCCCTCGAGAAGATCCGCCTCGTGCGTGACGACCTTCGCAAAGACCTCGTGCCCATCAAGGACCTCGTCGACTATCCCGAAGAGGAATTCACCGAGGAGAAGGAGGCCGACCTCCGGCGCTCGGTCATGCGCGAGCTGGGCACCGTCGATCGGCTCCTGCGCGAGCGCGAGAAATGCCTCGACATGGCCCGCAAGATGCGAGCCCGCGCGGGGGGGCGACACAAGCGCAAGGGCGACCCGCCGTGGAAAAAGCACGAGGCGGCCGCCCAGATGCGACAAGCCAAGGCGCTCCAGACCCTCCGCACCCTCAGCCTCCAGCCTTCCCTCCTCGATCAGTGGGGCCAAGACCTCAAGAAGCTCGTGGCCAAGATCCAGATTTCCGAGCGTGAGATCACCCTGTGGTCGGACGGCAAACGCCCCGCCCCCGCCGAGGTGGATGCCTTCCTCGATTCGTTGAGCGAGGACCGCGACGACGGCGACCGCGATCTCTACCAGAAGGCCGCGGGCAAGTACCCCTCCATCAAGGACCGGCTGGTGTGGGTGGCCCAGCAGAAGATCCGCCGCGCGGAAGAGCTGGCCCAGACGCGGGCCGACGACCTCAAGCGCATCGTGAAGGACATCCGCTCGGGCGAGGCCAAGGCCGCCCGCGCCAAGAAAGAGATGGTGGAGGCCAATCTCCGGCTCGTCATCTCCATCGCCAAGAAGTACACGAACCGCGGGCTCCAGTTCCTGGACCTGATCCAGGAAGGCAACATCGGTCTCATGAAGGCCGTGGACAAGTTCGAGTACCGGCGGGGCTACAAGTTCTCGACGTACGCGACGTGGTGGATCCGTCAGGCCATCACCCGCGCCATCGCCGACCAGGCTCGCACCATCCGCATCCCCGTCCACATGATCGAGACCATCAACAAGCTGATCCGGACCTCGCGCCAGCTCGTGCAGGAGCTGGGGCGCGAGCCCACCCCGGAGGAGATCGCGGTCAAGATGGACGTGCCCGTGGACAAGGTGCGCAAGGTCCTCAAGATCGCCCAGGAGCCCATCTCCCTCGAGACCCCCATCGGCGAGGAAGAGGACAGCCACCTGGGGGACTTCATCGAGGACAAGCAGGTGGGCTCGCCCGTGGAGAGCATGATCGGGCTCTCCCTGCGCGAGCAAACCAACCGGGTCCTGAACTCGCTCACCCCGCGCGAGGAGAAGGTGCTGCGGCTCCGCTTCGGGCTCTCCGACGGCTGCGAGCACACGCTGGAAGAGGTGGGCCAGGACTTCGCCGTCACCCGCGAGCGCATCCGGCAGATCGAGGCCAAGGCGCTTCGCAAGCTCCGCCACCCCTCACGCTCCAAGAAGCTGCGGAGCTTTCTGGAGTCGTGA
- a CDS encoding C4-type zinc ribbon domain-containing protein yields the protein MDAQLKTLIDLQGVDTRIATLEAEAARLPKEIAAIHAALDTMKQEVDGAKARLDITRKDQRAKEKDLEVVQAKRSKTEARLYEVKTNKEYSAVLAEIEEIKQEKGKVEEDILVLMENQERLAGEIKDAETRFKTRETQGKQEEGALQEKLRAVEADLGLVRTERQELARQLPAPVLADYDKLLKARGGLAIVQVAKPNLCGGCRMTVTPQRLQELRAQTALLPCESCGRYLYWLP from the coding sequence GTGGACGCCCAGCTCAAGACCCTCATCGACCTCCAAGGCGTCGACACGCGCATCGCCACCCTCGAAGCCGAAGCGGCCCGACTCCCGAAAGAGATCGCGGCCATCCACGCCGCCCTCGATACCATGAAGCAGGAAGTCGACGGCGCCAAGGCCCGCCTCGACATCACCCGGAAAGACCAGCGCGCGAAGGAAAAGGATCTCGAAGTCGTCCAGGCCAAGCGCTCCAAGACCGAAGCCCGCCTCTACGAGGTCAAGACCAACAAGGAATACTCCGCGGTCCTCGCCGAGATCGAGGAGATCAAGCAAGAGAAGGGCAAGGTCGAGGAGGACATCCTGGTTCTGATGGAAAACCAGGAGCGCCTGGCCGGCGAGATCAAGGACGCCGAGACGCGCTTCAAGACCCGCGAGACTCAGGGCAAGCAGGAGGAAGGCGCCCTCCAGGAAAAGCTCCGCGCCGTCGAGGCCGATCTCGGCCTCGTGCGCACCGAGCGCCAGGAGCTCGCGCGCCAGCTCCCCGCCCCCGTCCTCGCCGACTACGACAAGCTACTCAAGGCGCGCGGCGGGCTGGCCATCGTGCAGGTCGCCAAGCCCAACCTCTGCGGCGGCTGCCGCATGACGGTGACGCCCCAGCGCCTCCAAGAGCTCCGCGCCCAGACCGCGCTCCTCCCCTGCGAGTCTTGCGGCCGCTACCTCTACTGGCTGCCCTGA
- the dnaG gene encoding DNA primase, producing MAGGFSTPILDEIRSRVDIIELVGRSVNLKKAGENWKGLCPFHTEKTPSFTVNAKRGIFHCFGCGVGGDAFSFLMRQDRLAFPEAVRILADRSGVELPKERSPEAESKLESLRRAMALAAQFYIDALWTEEGAKARGYLERRGVDLEVARRFGLGWAPEGWNALLSHMARQSIGEELLVSAGLVVRRENAPGFYDRFRGRVLFPIRDQQGRVVAFGGRGLGSEEPKYLNSPETPLYVKGQILYALDVAREGMKQKNRAVVVEGYLDCLMAHQYGFTETVAALGTAFTAAQLSLLRRYAEEVVSVFDADAAGIKATSRLEEMLSDVMDIRNLGWSVSRTGSFEKAEYFPIKVAVLPEGHDPDSLLRAEGAPGFQARLSAAQSILEFVLERTLGEEDLGTARGRSAAHARVALLLSKVPNAEEATALAREAARRLGVDSTQLWIEAQQFQGARGRGRLNRPADTQATSTDGAKAWPPPTLAERDLMLLLLHMEEARATLLPYLEEEDLAHPGLRALLGALRQAPAGVAPEALMAELPGEAERGLLAALLMEQGQGADLHNQVTDWQKRYDIRRRKKQIRELSLAITQAQAKGDPVIASLEGELRKLQDQAEAVRGMVTDR from the coding sequence ATGGCCGGCGGCTTCTCCACGCCCATCCTCGACGAGATCCGCTCGCGCGTGGACATCATCGAGCTCGTGGGCCGCTCCGTGAATCTGAAAAAGGCCGGCGAGAACTGGAAAGGGCTCTGCCCCTTCCATACCGAGAAGACCCCGTCCTTCACCGTCAATGCCAAGCGCGGCATCTTCCACTGCTTCGGCTGCGGGGTGGGCGGTGATGCCTTCAGCTTCCTCATGCGCCAGGACCGCCTGGCCTTTCCCGAGGCCGTGCGCATCCTGGCCGATCGCTCCGGGGTGGAGCTGCCCAAGGAGCGCAGCCCCGAGGCCGAGAGCAAGCTCGAGTCGCTCCGCCGCGCCATGGCGCTGGCCGCCCAGTTCTACATCGACGCCCTCTGGACCGAAGAGGGCGCCAAGGCCCGCGGCTATCTCGAGCGCCGCGGTGTCGACCTCGAGGTCGCCCGCCGCTTCGGCCTCGGCTGGGCGCCCGAGGGCTGGAACGCGCTCCTCTCGCACATGGCGAGACAAAGCATCGGCGAGGAGCTGCTCGTGTCGGCGGGCCTCGTGGTGCGCCGCGAGAACGCTCCCGGCTTCTATGACCGCTTCCGCGGCCGCGTGCTCTTTCCCATCCGCGACCAGCAGGGCCGGGTGGTGGCCTTCGGCGGGCGAGGGCTGGGGTCAGAAGAGCCGAAGTATCTCAACTCCCCGGAGACGCCCCTCTACGTCAAGGGTCAGATCCTCTACGCCCTCGACGTGGCGCGCGAGGGGATGAAGCAGAAGAACCGCGCCGTGGTCGTCGAAGGCTATCTCGACTGTCTCATGGCCCATCAGTACGGCTTCACCGAGACGGTGGCCGCCCTCGGCACCGCCTTCACGGCCGCTCAGCTCTCCCTCCTGCGCCGCTACGCGGAGGAAGTGGTGAGCGTCTTCGACGCCGATGCCGCGGGCATCAAGGCCACCAGCCGCCTCGAGGAGATGCTCTCGGACGTCATGGACATCCGGAACCTCGGCTGGTCCGTCTCGCGCACGGGCTCCTTCGAGAAAGCGGAGTATTTCCCGATCAAGGTGGCCGTGCTGCCCGAGGGGCACGACCCCGATAGCCTCCTCCGCGCGGAGGGAGCGCCCGGATTCCAGGCGCGTCTCAGTGCCGCCCAGAGCATCCTCGAGTTCGTCCTCGAGCGGACCCTGGGCGAGGAAGACCTGGGCACGGCGCGCGGCCGCTCCGCCGCTCATGCCCGCGTGGCGCTGCTCCTCTCCAAGGTCCCCAATGCGGAGGAGGCCACCGCGCTCGCCCGCGAGGCCGCGCGGCGGCTCGGCGTGGACTCCACCCAGCTCTGGATAGAGGCCCAGCAGTTCCAGGGCGCCCGCGGCCGGGGCCGGCTCAACCGCCCCGCGGATACTCAGGCGACCTCGACAGACGGGGCCAAGGCCTGGCCGCCACCCACTCTGGCCGAGCGCGACCTCATGCTCTTGCTTCTGCATATGGAGGAGGCGCGTGCGACACTTCTGCCGTATCTTGAAGAGGAGGATCTGGCCCATCCGGGGCTGCGGGCGCTCTTGGGCGCCCTCCGCCAGGCCCCGGCAGGGGTCGCTCCCGAGGCGCTCATGGCCGAGCTGCCGGGGGAGGCCGAGCGCGGCTTGCTGGCCGCCCTCCTCATGGAGCAGGGCCAAGGAGCCGATCTACATAATCAGGTGACTGACTGGCAGAAGCGGTACGATATCCGGCGTCGGAAAAAGCAGATCCGGGAGCTGAGCCTGGCCATAACCCAGGCCCAGGCCAAGGGCGATCCGGTGATCGCCAGCCTCGAGGGCGAGCTTCGGAAGCTGCAAGACCAGGCCGAGGCCGTCCGGGGCATGGTCACCGACCGATGA
- a CDS encoding type II toxin-antitoxin system HicB family antitoxin — MIRQYVDAALRGARYEKLDDGTFYGEVPKLRGVLATAPNLEACRNQIAEVVEEWVLVRVSKGLPVPPLRKIEVRP, encoded by the coding sequence ATGATTCGACAGTACGTGGATGCAGCCCTCCGCGGCGCACGTTACGAGAAGCTCGACGATGGGACGTTCTACGGTGAGGTCCCCAAGCTGCGCGGCGTGCTGGCGACAGCGCCGAATCTAGAAGCGTGCCGCAATCAGATCGCTGAAGTCGTCGAGGAGTGGGTGTTGGTGCGCGTCTCGAAAGGCCTCCCCGTCCCTCCGCTCAGGAAGATCGAGGTTCGTCCGTAA
- a CDS encoding 50S ribosomal protein L25, with protein sequence MDMRELTIMPREGLGKGAAKRLRRAGKTPGILYGGAAPVTIAVDPRDVFRIIHGREGSTQLLKLTFAGAADSKMAILRDMQFDPVSEDLIHVDLQEVAMDKPIQVTVAVHHVGDAVGVRETQGILEMVLREIQVLCLPGNIPEAIEADVSNLAIGDVLTVGDLPIPDGVRVLTDRAQAVATVAPPAAEEVAPVVAVEAVAAAPAEPEVLTERKPKEEPEAEDDKAKKK encoded by the coding sequence ATGGACATGCGTGAACTGACGATCATGCCCCGCGAGGGGCTGGGCAAGGGCGCGGCCAAGCGGCTCCGTCGCGCGGGCAAGACCCCGGGCATCCTCTACGGCGGGGCCGCCCCCGTGACCATCGCCGTCGACCCGCGGGACGTGTTCCGGATCATCCACGGCCGCGAGGGCAGCACCCAGCTGCTCAAGCTGACCTTCGCCGGCGCCGCGGACTCCAAGATGGCCATCCTGCGCGACATGCAGTTCGATCCGGTCTCCGAGGACCTGATCCATGTCGACCTCCAGGAGGTCGCCATGGACAAGCCCATCCAGGTGACGGTAGCCGTGCATCACGTGGGCGATGCCGTGGGCGTCAGGGAGACCCAGGGCATCCTCGAGATGGTGCTGCGCGAGATCCAGGTCTTGTGTCTTCCCGGAAATATCCCCGAGGCCATCGAGGCCGATGTCTCGAACCTGGCCATCGGCGATGTGCTCACCGTGGGCGATCTCCCGATACCCGACGGCGTGCGCGTGCTGACGGACAGGGCGCAAGCCGTGGCCACCGTTGCCCCGCCTGCCGCCGAGGAAGTGGCGCCCGTGGTGGCCGTGGAAGCGGTGGCGGCCGCGCCCGCGGAGCCCGAGGTGCTCACGGAGCGCAAGCCCAAGGAAGAGCCCGAGGCAGAAGACGACAAGGCGAAGAAGAAGTAA
- a CDS encoding ribose-phosphate pyrophosphokinase, translating to MAYELKLFSGNANRPLAEEIAQHLRMRLGDADVSRFSDGEVYVQINENVRGQDVFVIQPTCPPVNDTLMELLVMMDAFKRASARRITAVLPYYGYGRQDRKVMPRVPITAKLVADLITAAGCHRLLAVDLHAGQIQGFFNIPVDHLFAAPPVIVDYLAKKDLQDLVLVSPDAGGVERARAIAKRLSAGLAIIDKRRDGPNVANFMYLIGEVKNKDVVVIDDMIDTAGTLIQAVEAVKREGARRVLACAVHGVLSGPALKRIEESPLEEVIVTNSVPLSPGKASPKLHVLSVAPLLAEAIRRIHDEESVSTLFV from the coding sequence ATGGCTTATGAGCTGAAGCTCTTCTCGGGGAACGCGAACCGTCCCCTGGCCGAGGAGATCGCGCAGCACCTGCGCATGCGCCTGGGCGACGCCGACGTCTCCCGCTTCTCGGACGGCGAGGTCTACGTGCAGATCAACGAGAACGTCCGCGGCCAGGACGTGTTCGTGATCCAGCCCACCTGCCCGCCCGTCAACGACACGCTCATGGAGCTCCTCGTCATGATGGACGCGTTCAAGCGCGCCTCGGCCCGCCGCATCACCGCCGTCCTGCCCTATTACGGCTATGGCCGGCAGGACCGCAAGGTCATGCCGCGGGTGCCCATCACGGCCAAGCTCGTGGCCGACCTCATCACGGCGGCGGGCTGCCACCGTCTTCTCGCCGTGGATCTGCATGCCGGCCAGATCCAGGGCTTCTTCAATATCCCGGTGGACCACCTCTTCGCCGCGCCTCCCGTCATCGTGGACTACCTGGCCAAGAAGGACCTCCAGGATCTCGTCCTCGTCTCCCCCGATGCGGGCGGGGTGGAGCGGGCGCGCGCCATCGCCAAGCGGCTCAGCGCCGGCCTCGCCATCATCGACAAGCGCCGCGACGGACCCAACGTCGCCAACTTCATGTACCTGATCGGCGAGGTCAAGAACAAGGACGTGGTGGTCATCGACGACATGATCGACACGGCGGGCACCCTCATCCAGGCCGTGGAGGCCGTGAAGCGCGAGGGCGCGCGCCGCGTGCTCGCCTGCGCCGTTCACGGTGTCCTCTCCGGGCCGGCCCTCAAGCGCATCGAGGAATCGCCGCTGGAGGAGGTCATCGTCACCAACTCGGTGCCGCTGAGCCCAGGCAAGGCGTCGCCCAAGCTGCACGTGCTTTCGGTGGCTCCCCTCTTGGCGGAGGCCATCCGTCGCATCCACGACGAGGAGTCGGTCTCGACCCTCTTCGTGTAA
- a CDS encoding 4-(cytidine 5'-diphospho)-2-C-methyl-D-erythritol kinase: MLRTPAKVNLALEVLCKRPDGYHELSTVLQAVDLCDRLTVETAETITLETSEPGLPTDERNLIVRAARMLREAAAVDRGARIRLEKRIPLAAGLGGGSSDAAATLWGLNRLWRLRWKRERLVELAVGLGMDVPFFLGTGRAIGTGRGEVLKPLPGVGGYALVLVNPGVPLSTQEVYARVPPGWRAEPEGTRRVIEALRTRNAVKLAAALTNHLERWAEPVMPVIGRMKAALMAAGSLGAVMSGSGPTVFGLARSLDQARQIQRRVSRAGWAAWAVRTNSGAAIRAI; the protein is encoded by the coding sequence GTGCTTCGGACTCCGGCCAAGGTCAACCTGGCCCTCGAGGTTCTGTGCAAGCGCCCGGACGGCTATCATGAGCTGTCCACCGTGCTGCAGGCGGTGGATCTCTGTGACCGCTTGACGGTGGAGACGGCCGAAACCATCACGCTCGAGACGAGTGAACCCGGCCTGCCCACCGACGAGCGCAACCTGATCGTGCGGGCCGCGCGCATGTTGCGAGAGGCGGCGGCGGTGGACAGGGGGGCGCGGATCCGGCTCGAGAAGCGGATTCCCCTCGCGGCCGGGCTGGGGGGCGGCTCGAGCGATGCGGCGGCGACGCTGTGGGGCCTCAATCGCCTGTGGCGCCTGCGGTGGAAGCGCGAGCGATTGGTCGAGCTGGCCGTCGGGCTGGGGATGGACGTGCCGTTCTTCCTCGGCACCGGCCGCGCCATCGGCACGGGGCGCGGGGAAGTGCTCAAGCCGCTGCCGGGGGTGGGCGGCTATGCCCTGGTGCTGGTGAACCCGGGCGTGCCGCTCTCCACGCAAGAGGTGTATGCCCGCGTGCCGCCGGGATGGCGCGCGGAGCCGGAGGGCACGAGACGCGTGATCGAGGCGCTCCGCACGCGCAACGCGGTCAAGCTGGCCGCGGCGCTCACGAATCATCTCGAGCGATGGGCGGAGCCGGTGATGCCGGTCATAGGGCGGATGAAGGCGGCGCTGATGGCGGCGGGATCGCTCGGCGCGGTCATGTCGGGCAGCGGGCCCACGGTATTCGGCCTCGCGCGCTCGCTGGACCAGGCGCGACAGATCCAGCGCCGCGTGAGCCGCGCGGGCTGGGCGGCCTGGGCGGTGAGGACGAATTCGGGCGCCGCCATCCGCGCAATCTGA
- a CDS encoding DUF721 domain-containing protein, whose product MGTGRRNPVRVGSLLTSAVPALAERMLEEAIRRQWSDIVGPEAARRSRPRTLRQGTLEVTVDNSPWLQELTLRSGTIVAALGKRHGTAVRAMRVTMGAASAPTSPEAPHESGTAARRLTDAERGLVEATARPIADPLVASSLRRLLTKDLLARGGSRVHAAPEQP is encoded by the coding sequence ATGGGAACGGGACGCCGGAATCCTGTGCGGGTCGGCAGCCTGCTGACCTCGGCCGTCCCGGCCCTGGCCGAGCGGATGCTCGAAGAAGCCATTCGCCGGCAATGGTCGGACATCGTGGGTCCCGAGGCGGCCCGGCGCTCGCGTCCCCGGACCCTTCGCCAGGGCACCCTCGAAGTCACCGTCGACAATTCTCCTTGGCTGCAGGAGCTCACGCTGCGCTCCGGGACCATCGTGGCCGCGCTCGGCAAGCGCCACGGCACGGCGGTGAGAGCAATGCGCGTGACCATGGGCGCCGCCTCCGCCCCGACGAGCCCTGAGGCCCCCCACGAGAGCGGAACCGCGGCCCGGCGGCTCACCGATGCCGAGCGAGGACTCGTGGAGGCGACCGCGCGTCCCATCGCCGATCCCCTGGTGGCTTCGTCGCTCAGACGCCTCCTGACCAAGGACTTGCTGGCGCGCGGAGGCTCCCGTGTCCACGCCGCCCCGGAGCAGCCATGA